The Elusimicrobiota bacterium genome includes a region encoding these proteins:
- the dnaX gene encoding DNA polymerase III subunit gamma/tau: MSNSYVVLARKYRPQTFEEVVGQNSVSQTLLNAVEAGRVAHAYVFSGPRGVGKTTTARILAKCLNCAKGPTKTPCNSCEACVSISESNSMDDVLEIDGASNRGIEQIRELRETAKYAPARSRYRIFIIDEAHQITKDAFGALLKTLEEPPPHVVFMMATTEVQKIPAPILSRCQRFSLRPISAEHVFKHLKSICEKEKIKVDDDALADVVRFVEGSLRDALSLLDQAVVFAPTGISSHTIRDLLGLLPMDFIRSFAQTIQEGDPSAILQATQGAVQNGIDLTQLGKDLQGYYHNLLLAKAGVEEVFKVNSKIFTQAAESYDFQTLERNIRLLSRALNDMRHTETPRAVFEISVLRLGQKTLDPRMLIERLEKLEKSTPPSSSLSSTASAIPQKTFRTTDLALSPSRSTEKTPQPKEVPSHESFRPVTKDLSAKIVSSWENLVDQISKSKGSLGTALGAAAPEAHQDRITLTFDKLFNHDMVQRSMDILKGFIEKQFGTCPAIDLKIEKLPDPEKPPTPAAKSATAPAPASNRSMELNDSFEEIKPAEATSAVQKALKHFPGTVKREKKG; the protein is encoded by the coding sequence ATGTCGAATTCGTACGTCGTTTTGGCTCGCAAATATCGGCCCCAAACTTTTGAAGAAGTGGTGGGTCAAAATTCTGTTTCTCAAACCCTGCTCAATGCCGTTGAGGCGGGACGCGTGGCTCATGCCTATGTTTTTTCCGGGCCTCGCGGCGTGGGGAAAACGACCACCGCCCGCATCTTGGCCAAATGCCTCAATTGCGCCAAAGGTCCCACCAAAACGCCTTGCAACAGCTGCGAGGCTTGCGTATCGATCAGTGAAAGCAACTCGATGGACGATGTGCTTGAAATCGACGGCGCGTCAAACCGCGGAATTGAACAGATCCGTGAGCTCAGGGAAACCGCCAAATACGCGCCCGCCCGAAGCCGCTACCGCATCTTTATTATTGATGAAGCCCATCAAATCACCAAAGACGCTTTTGGCGCACTTCTAAAAACCCTGGAGGAACCGCCACCCCACGTGGTTTTCATGATGGCCACCACCGAGGTCCAAAAGATTCCAGCCCCCATCTTATCTCGCTGCCAGCGCTTTAGTTTGCGCCCCATCTCAGCGGAACATGTTTTTAAACATCTTAAATCCATTTGTGAAAAGGAAAAAATAAAAGTAGACGATGACGCGCTCGCGGACGTGGTCCGGTTTGTGGAAGGCAGCCTCAGAGACGCCTTGTCGCTTCTGGATCAAGCCGTTGTTTTCGCGCCCACAGGCATCTCGTCCCATACGATTCGGGATCTTTTGGGCCTCTTGCCCATGGACTTTATTCGATCCTTCGCTCAGACCATTCAGGAAGGAGATCCATCGGCCATTCTTCAAGCGACCCAAGGAGCCGTCCAAAACGGAATTGATCTCACACAACTGGGAAAAGACCTTCAGGGTTATTACCACAATCTGCTTTTGGCCAAAGCCGGCGTAGAAGAAGTGTTCAAAGTCAACTCCAAAATATTCACGCAAGCCGCCGAAAGTTATGATTTTCAGACCTTGGAAAGAAACATTCGCTTGCTCTCCCGCGCGCTCAACGATATGAGACACACCGAAACTCCCCGCGCGGTATTTGAAATCTCTGTGCTCCGGCTTGGCCAAAAAACCTTGGACCCGCGAATGCTGATCGAACGCTTGGAGAAATTGGAAAAATCAACGCCTCCGTCATCTTCGCTCTCCTCGACCGCATCGGCGATCCCCCAAAAGACTTTTAGAACCACGGACTTGGCTTTAAGCCCCTCCCGCTCAACGGAAAAAACCCCCCAACCAAAAGAAGTCCCCTCCCACGAATCCTTTCGTCCAGTCACCAAAGACCTATCGGCAAAAATTGTATCGAGTTGGGAAAACCTGGTAGATCAAATCTCGAAATCAAAAGGTTCTTTGGGAACCGCGCTGGGCGCCGCCGCTCCCGAGGCCCATCAAGACAGGATCACCTTAACCTTCGATAAACTTTTTAATCACGACATGGTTCAACGCTCCATGGACATTCTCAAAGGATTCATTGAGAAACAATTCGGAACGTGTCCGGCCATTGATTTAAAAATCGAGAAATTACCTGACCCCGAAAAACCTCCGACGCCTGCTGCCAAGAGCGCAACTGCGCCGGCGCCAGCCTCCAATCGATCCATGGAACTGAACGATTCATTTGAAGAAATCAAACCCGCGGAAGCGACCTCGGCCGTTCAAAAAGCACTCAAACACTTTCCGGGTACCGTCAAACGTGAAAAAAAAGGGTAA